CTCTTTCAAAGCTTGGAGCAGAGGTGACCGCACTTGACATATCTTCCGGAATGCTCAAAAGACTGAAGGATACTGTAAAAGAAGAATCACTCCCGGTAGATGTCATAGAAACTTCCTGGTGGACGGCAGACATAGATTCCCTGGGCTTCCGGGACAGGTTTGACCTTGTGATTGCATCCATGACTCCCGCGATAAAAGATATTGAGAATTTTGATAAGATGATGGCATGCTCGAAAAATTTCTGTTACTACAGCAATTTTTTGAGAAGAGGAGAGGACAGAGCTTACCGTGAGATCCGGAGCTCAATACTCGGGGAAAACTCTGCGAACAATATGAATGGCATGACTTTTCCGTTCATGTATCTTTACCTTTCAGGCTACATGCCATCTGTCAGGATCAACCACTCGGAATGGAAAGAAGAAACAAACTGGAGAGAAGCTGCAGACCAGGCAATAGAGTTCATCGGGAGGGGCAGGGATTTTGATGAGGAAACAAAGGAAAAAATAAGGGATTATTATCAAAACGCCTCTCAGGATGGGATCTACCGTTCCAAATCCGATGTATATACCGGCATGATGGTCTGGGAAGTTAACGGCAAATGATCGGATAATGAAGGGGCAGATGATTGGATGGAAAAGGACAGGAATTCGTTTATTTTCAGGTTATTATCGACCCTTTTTGTAATTCTTGCCATAAACTTTTTTCTTCCAAGAATGATGCCAGGTGACCCTTTCGCAACCACTTCCGCGGATGAGGTAGGGGAAGAAATTATTGTAATGACAGAAGAGCAGCGCCTTTATTACCTGAACTATTACGGGCTTGACAGACCCCTGTATGAACAGTTTTTAGTATATATAAAAAATCTGATGACTGGAAATCTGGGAAAGAGCATTTATTACAAAATGCCTGTCAGCGACGTAATACTGCTGCATCTCCCCTGGACCGTGCTGATTGTCATGGGAGCGACTGTAATAAGTACAGTCTCAGGTGTGCTTCTCGGGACACTTTCGGCTAAAAACAGGAAAAATGGAAGTGACAGGATTATGATGACAGGTATGATAGCTTTTGCAGAAATTCCCTCATTTCTGCTTGGCCTGATCCTTCTTCTTATTTTCAGTGTGCACCTAAGGCTTTTCCCACTTGCGGGTGCCATTACTCCCTTCGCAGATTATACTGGTCTGGCAGAACAGGCATGGGACATACTGTATCATGCCTTCCTTCCTGTTGTGACCCTCTCCCTTTCCCAGCTGACCGGAGTTTACCTGCTAACCAGAAATACTCTGATTACAGTGACCACAAAGGACTACATCAGGACTGCGAGAGCCAAAGGCCTGGGAGAAAAAACCGTATGGACACGGCATGCTCTCAGGAACGCACTTCTTCCTGTGGTGACAAGGACAGGGTTTATGATCGGAATAATGATGGGCGGTGTTGTGCTGGTTGAGAGTGTTTTTTCCTATCCCGGGATAGGGATGACACTCAGAAGTGCTGTAATCGGCAGGGATTATCCTCTTATCCAGGGAATTCTGCTGGTAATTGCAGTCTCCATACTCGTCTGCAACCTGATGGTTGACAAAATATACGGGAAACTTGATCCGAGAGTTGTGGTATGATAAAGGATGTTGCTGCCTCTGGAAATGCCAGAATTATTTCATTTGCTCAGGCGTTAAATATTGACAAATTTGTAAGCGGTACAGCTGAAACATTTTCGAAGTTCAGCACTGAAGGTAAAATTGCTGTCTTTGGCATCATCTGTATCATTTTAATGGCAGTTTTTGCTCCTGTGATAACAATTTATCCCCCCCAGAAGATTACAGGGAATTCACTTGAACCCCCAGGTCCGGAACACATACTTGGAACGGATGAACTGGGCATGGACATCTGGTCACAGATATGTTACGGGGCAAGGATGAGCCTTACAATAGGGCTTGCAGTAGCGTTTGCGGCAGGTTTTGGAGGAGGGGCTGTCGGGATACTGGCAGGATACATAGGAGGGAATGTTGACGAGGCACTGATGAGAGTAATCGATATAACAATGGCTCTCCCGAGTTTTCCTCTCCTTATCGTAATATCCGCTTTTCTCGGACCGAGCATTCTTAACGTAATTCTTATTCTTGTCCTTTTCAGCTGGGCAAAACCCGCACGAATTGCACGTTCCCAGACCCTGGCATTAAAGAAGAACGACTACATCACTGCAGCCCGAAATTACGGTGCAAAACCATTTTACCTGCTCTGGAGGCATATATTTCCCGAAGTTATGCCTGTCCTGCTTGTGCTTGTAATCGGTATATCCTCACACGCAATCATAGCCGAAACTGGGCTTGCTTTTCTGGGGCTTGGGGACCCTACTTCCAAGAGCTGGGGGATGATGCTTAACCATGCAACCGGCTTCAGGTCGATATATTTTACACCCTACTGGCAATGGTGGCTGTTGCCTCCGCTGTTTATGCTTATTTTCCTCCTGCTCTGTCTTGCGTTCATAAGCAGGGATATGGAAAGGATACTTGATCCCAAACTAAAAATAAAGAAAGGTTTCTGATTATGAGTCTGCTTAAAGTAAATGACCTTAAATGCCACTACATAACTGACATTAACACGGTCAGGGCTGTAGACGGAATTTCTTTTGAAATTGAAGAGGGAGAAATTCTTGGCATTGTAGGGGAATCGGGAAGCGGCAAAACCACTGTTGCACTGAGTATCATGGGGCTTTTGCCGGAAAATACAGCCGTTTCCGGTGAAACTCTTTACAGGGACCATGTAATATCTTCTTTGCCTGAATCAGAAATGGACAGGTTCAGGTGGAAAGATATTGCAATAGTTTTCCAGAACAGCCTGGAAGTGATGAACCCGGTTCTGAAAGTGGGCTTTCAGGTAATGGAACCGATGATAAGGCACCTTGGTATCAGCCCGGAAAGAGCCCGGAGTAAATGTGCTGACCTGTTCAGGACTGTAGGCCTTGATCCTGAATGGATGGATTCATTTCCTCACCAGCTCTCAGGGGGCATGAGGCAGAGGGTTCTTCTGGCAATGGCACTTTCATGCGATCCGAAACTGCTGATCCTTGATGAGGTTACCTCTGCACTTGATGCATTTACCCGAAAGGAGATAAGGGACCTTCTGGTAAGCCTGCAGAAGAAGAACGGGTATACGATGTTAATGATCTCTCATGACATCACTTTTGTGTCTTCCGTGGCGTCCAGGATTGCTGTTATGTATTCGGGTAAGGTTGTGGAAACCGGACCTGTAAGGGATATTCTTGTATCTCCGCTTCACCCTTATACCAGAGGCCTTGTTCATTCGACCCCTGATATTTTTGTGTATAAGGACTTATGGGGAATTCCCGGAGATGTTCCGGCAGGGGATGGGTTTAACGGCTGTCCTTTCAGCCCGAGGTGTACACAGAAAATCGGTATATGCAACAGTGTTTCCCCTGCCCTGAAACCAGCAGGAAACGGGAGAGAAATCGCGTGCCACAGAGGAGGCATAGCAGGCATTATGGTAGCCAGAAACCTGAGCTTCAGTTATCGGCTGCCGGACGGTGGATATCTTCAGGCAGTAGAGGATGTTAGCCTGGAAGTGAGGGAAGGGGAGGTTCTTGCAATTGTCGGCCAGACAGGTTCAGGAAAGTCAACACTTGCACATATCCTTGCAAACGTAATAAAACCCGAAAGGGGAGAGGTCCTGTTTATGGAAGGGGATGTCAGGAAAGGAAAATACGGAAACAGGGTCAATGGCATTCAGATAGTATTCCAGGACCCGTTCAGTTCGACAAGCAACAGGTTTACCGTGCTTGATGCGGTCAAAGAGCCCCTTTATATCAATAAGATCGGGTCCAATGGAAACAGATTGCAGATGGTTAAAAGTGCCCTTGAACTTGTTCGCCTTCCCACAACAGATAATTTTCTCAGGAAATACTGCGGGGAACTCAGCGGCGGGCAGAGGCAAAGGGTTGCACTTGCAAGAGCAATGGTTATGGAACCGAAACTCCTTATCGCCGATGAGATAACTTCGGCTCTGGATGTCTCAACCTCTGCAAATATATTACGCCTTTTAAAAGGACTTCAGAACAGGAGAGGGTTTGCAATGATATATATTTCACACGACCTCTCCCTGACTCTGAAGATTGCTGACAGGATAGCAGTTATGAATTCCGGAAAGATTGTAGAGATGGGAAATTCACATGACGTTATGCTTTCGCCCTCTGATGAGTATACAAAAAGGCTTGTAGGATCAAGAATAGGGCTGTGCTGTCACAACCATTGAGTTTTACAGTCTTATTCATCAATTTAAATTTTTACTGCTTCTTTTATAACTAAGGCAAATTTAAAGAGTAAATTTTAAAGAGTAAATTTTGGAAGAATGTTTTGAAAGGTAGATTTTGAAAAGTGAACTTATGATGATTTTGAAAGGTAGGTTTTGAAAAGTGAACTTATGATGGTTGTTCTAAAATTCATGTTTGAAGGTTTTGTTTAAATTCATGTTTGAAGGTTTTGTTTAATATGAGTGCGATAATGGTTAAAGAACTGACAAAAAGATTCGGGGAGTTTACTGCTGTTGACCGGGTCTCATTTTCGGTTGAGACCGGGGAGCTTTTCGGTTTATTAGGCCCCAATGGTGCGGGAAAAACGACCATAATCAATATGCTGACCACTCTTCTTCTTCCTACGGCAGGCGATGCTGAAATTGCAGGGTATGACCTTAGAAGGGATCCTGCCAGGGTTAGAAATAATATCGGGATAATATTTCAGGACCCTTCACTGGATATCGGGCTTACAGGGAGGGAAAATCTTGAGTTTCATGCCATGATGTACAGCATCGTGTCAGATGAAAGGGAAGAAAGAATAAGGGAAGTCCTTGAGGTTGTGGGCCTGTCCGATAAAGCTGATATTCTTGTTGAATATTATTCGGGCGGGATGAAGAGACGGCTTGAAATCGCAAGAGGGCTTATCCACTACCCGAAGGTTCTGTTTCTGGATGAGCCCACTCTCGGGCTTGATGCGCAGACCAGGAGATCAATATGGGACCATATCAGAAAGCTGAACCGGAATTACGGGACATCTGTCATACTGACCACACATTATATGGAAGAGGCTGATTACCTCTGTGACCGTATTGCGATAATTGACCAAGGAAAGATAATTGCACTTGATACCCCCTCAGGACTGAAAAAACGTCTTAAAGGAGATTGTGTCAGCCTGGATATTGAAGGAAAGGTTGACCTCATCGCTTCTGCACTTGGGAAGAAAGAATGGGTGAAAGAAGTTGCCCGGAACGAAAAAATGCTTGACGTAATTATATCGGATTATGAAAAAAATATTCCTGATATTTTTCGGACTGCTTCCAGCCTGGGAATTGGGATCAGATCGATAAATTTCAGTAAACCAAGCCTTGAAGACGTTTTTCTC
This window of the Methanosarcina mazei S-6 genome carries:
- a CDS encoding ABC transporter permease; translation: MIKDVAASGNARIISFAQALNIDKFVSGTAETFSKFSTEGKIAVFGIICIILMAVFAPVITIYPPQKITGNSLEPPGPEHILGTDELGMDIWSQICYGARMSLTIGLAVAFAAGFGGGAVGILAGYIGGNVDEALMRVIDITMALPSFPLLIVISAFLGPSILNVILILVLFSWAKPARIARSQTLALKKNDYITAARNYGAKPFYLLWRHIFPEVMPVLLVLVIGISSHAIIAETGLAFLGLGDPTSKSWGMMLNHATGFRSIYFTPYWQWWLLPPLFMLIFLLLCLAFISRDMERILDPKLKIKKGF
- a CDS encoding class I SAM-dependent methyltransferase; this translates as MGLQKKDNLNNLIECWKKTASDALNIRDEGRMADFWNKRSENYANNIGKDNRKKRTDEILEFLEESGFDPEGSRVLDIGCGPGTLSLPLSKLGAEVTALDISSGMLKRLKDTVKEESLPVDVIETSWWTADIDSLGFRDRFDLVIASMTPAIKDIENFDKMMACSKNFCYYSNFLRRGEDRAYREIRSSILGENSANNMNGMTFPFMYLYLSGYMPSVRINHSEWKEETNWREAADQAIEFIGRGRDFDEETKEKIRDYYQNASQDGIYRSKSDVYTGMMVWEVNGK
- a CDS encoding ABC transporter permease, with the protein product MEKDRNSFIFRLLSTLFVILAINFFLPRMMPGDPFATTSADEVGEEIIVMTEEQRLYYLNYYGLDRPLYEQFLVYIKNLMTGNLGKSIYYKMPVSDVILLHLPWTVLIVMGATVISTVSGVLLGTLSAKNRKNGSDRIMMTGMIAFAEIPSFLLGLILLLIFSVHLRLFPLAGAITPFADYTGLAEQAWDILYHAFLPVVTLSLSQLTGVYLLTRNTLITVTTKDYIRTARAKGLGEKTVWTRHALRNALLPVVTRTGFMIGIMMGGVVLVESVFSYPGIGMTLRSAVIGRDYPLIQGILLVIAVSILVCNLMVDKIYGKLDPRVVV
- a CDS encoding dipeptide ABC transporter ATP-binding protein, encoding MSLLKVNDLKCHYITDINTVRAVDGISFEIEEGEILGIVGESGSGKTTVALSIMGLLPENTAVSGETLYRDHVISSLPESEMDRFRWKDIAIVFQNSLEVMNPVLKVGFQVMEPMIRHLGISPERARSKCADLFRTVGLDPEWMDSFPHQLSGGMRQRVLLAMALSCDPKLLILDEVTSALDAFTRKEIRDLLVSLQKKNGYTMLMISHDITFVSSVASRIAVMYSGKVVETGPVRDILVSPLHPYTRGLVHSTPDIFVYKDLWGIPGDVPAGDGFNGCPFSPRCTQKIGICNSVSPALKPAGNGREIACHRGGIAGIMVARNLSFSYRLPDGGYLQAVEDVSLEVREGEVLAIVGQTGSGKSTLAHILANVIKPERGEVLFMEGDVRKGKYGNRVNGIQIVFQDPFSSTSNRFTVLDAVKEPLYINKIGSNGNRLQMVKSALELVRLPTTDNFLRKYCGELSGGQRQRVALARAMVMEPKLLIADEITSALDVSTSANILRLLKGLQNRRGFAMIYISHDLSLTLKIADRIAVMNSGKIVEMGNSHDVMLSPSDEYTKRLVGSRIGLCCHNH
- a CDS encoding ATP-binding cassette domain-containing protein is translated as MSAIMVKELTKRFGEFTAVDRVSFSVETGELFGLLGPNGAGKTTIINMLTTLLLPTAGDAEIAGYDLRRDPARVRNNIGIIFQDPSLDIGLTGRENLEFHAMMYSIVSDEREERIREVLEVVGLSDKADILVEYYSGGMKRRLEIARGLIHYPKVLFLDEPTLGLDAQTRRSIWDHIRKLNRNYGTSVILTTHYMEEADYLCDRIAIIDQGKIIALDTPSGLKKRLKGDCVSLDIEGKVDLIASALGKKEWVKEVARNEKMLDVIISDYEKNIPDIFRTASSLGIGIRSINFSKPSLEDVFLRLTGSTIREQEGSRLSVRRERMRRRMLR